TCCCCCACTTTGTGGGGTGGTCTCTGTCCATCAactctctgtctctctgccaAGGCTGGCCAAGAAGCTGCAGATCCCTGCACTCACATGGGGACatcttccctcccctctgctcctcTGAGCTTATTAACCCAGCAGGTTTTTGAGGCAAAAAGGCTGGGTCAGAGGGTTTTGATGCAGGAGTGCTTgtgtggggagaagcagctcctcctgcagccttCCCCCTCTTCATGGGAGGCAAAACATGGGACAGACAGagtggaggagagcagagggaCAGGAGACAGCTTTCAGCCCTTCTGCCCCATCATCTCTTCTTGTCCTTATCCCCCTCCAGCCCATTCAGCCTTTCCTCAACTCCTTTCCTTGTCTGACTCCTGCACCACAACCCTCATACAACCCCAAATCCCAACCTGGGTCCAAAACCCTCTCTTGGCCACTGTGGGGGCTGCTGCGGGACACACCACCCAGCTGGCAGCCTGACCCAGGGTGGCCACCTGATGAGTGAGTGATCCAGCCAGAGATCATACTCGTGTTGGTGATCTTCGTCACGGTGCTCTGAGGTTGCTTCAGAAGAGGTTTCCGTCCCTCCCGCTGGgctccagcactgcaggaggtTCGGAGGTGGGGAAGCCAGGATCTGCTCTGACTGCAGTGGTGATTCCCCACCACTCCATGGACCTTTTGCAGCTGATccagaaggagctggaggaggaggaggaggagcgcaGCCCCAGCCAGGGCAGCCTCCGCTTCCGACACAAGCAGCCGGTGGAGCTGAAAGGTCCCGACGGCATCCACGTGGTGCACGGCAGCACGGGCACGCTGCTCGCCTCCGACCTCAACAGCTTGCCCGAGGATGACCAGAAGGTGCTGGGTCGCTCGCTGGAGACTCTGACCGCCGACTGCGGGGGCTACAGCGACCACAACGCCCGCACCGAGTCGGCCAAGTCCACCCCCCTGCACAAGATGCGGGAGGTGATCATGGAGAGCCCTCTGGAGATCACCGAGTTATGACGAgcggtgatggtggtggtggtgctccTCTAGGCAAGACGGGGCCAGCAGGGATGAAGCATGGATCaggggggctgtggtgggggctgggggcacccggAGACCGGTGCTTggccccccttcccctgcagaaGGAGTCCAGGCCAACCAGTGCGGTTCACTCCGGCAGCCTTGGAGAGCTTGGCCCTGGGAAAGGGCTCTCAGGACCGGTATGCTTTTACTCGCCTGTCATTTATCcatgaaaacattaaattttttttatttttcttatgaaaaaaaaaaaagggttttttttaaaaaaaaaaaaaaaaagaaaagctaaatgaATCCAATGAGTCCAGGCTGGGCAGGGGTGAAGGTGCAGCGAAGGTGCGGATGATGTGCCACCACAGCGTCCCCAGGCACAGGCTGGGGACAAGCAGCCATCACACCTTGATCACGGGCacggggagggctggggcagcaCGGGGAGAGGCCGAGCCCATTTGGCATTAATGTCACCTTTCCGGCAAGGAaagacccaaaaaaaaaaaaaaaaaaaaaaaaaaagacatttctccATTTTGCTGGCTTTACCAAAACATGTTGCGACATTGACAAAGAGAGAGACTGACAATAACTGGGGCTTCTGGATGTGGAGTGCTCGTGCGTGTCTTTTCTtgcccttttctttccccttctctcttgcTTTCGGGTTTGTTCGGGGGGTTTGTTTCCAATCGTAACCTTGTGGAGAGTTTCGGGCACGGTCTGTTACGGGACTCAGAAATACACTGTCTATGGCTTTGGGTAACCTGTCTGTCGTCCTTCCTCCCCGACTGCACCACGCTGGATTCCTCATACTCAAACCACCTTTTGAAGAGAAacctcccttttttcccttaaTTCACCCCCTCAATCCACCAGCTTCATTAGACGCTGCCCCAGCTGTTGCTGCGCCCTGGATCTTGGGGGAAGCATTAAACCTCCTCCAGGTTTTCCCCCTCTCGCCATGCTGTCAGCCCCCTGGCaccccaggaggaggagggacacAACCAGCCGGGCTCACGGGAAGAGTTTATTTTCAGTGAGATGCTCCCGTGCACACTCAGGACTGGGCACTGCGAGCGTCCCCCCTGCTGCGGCAGGAAGGGACAAGCCAGCACCCCACTGACTCAGGGTTGGGTTGGCATGGGACCCCTCCAGGCAGGGATGTGTGCATGAAAGGAAATCTTTGCCCCTAAACTCACACATATTTTTGTTCAGTGGATGCTTAAAATACATCTAACTATCTCCAGCAATCGGCCGGACACAAAATCAGTACACTGCAAATGTCATGCAAAGCCAGGCATTGCAGGTAAATTTAATCCACTTTGTTTCTTTAACTGGTGAccagggggaaaataaaaaaaaaaaaaaaaagccaccccaaTTTGAAGAGGGACCAGCAAAGAGCTGGGCTTGCCAGAAGCCAAAGAGACCTGCGGTGTGAGACTGCCAGCAGGCAGGACTGGGGTGCTGGCATTCGGGCAACAGAAACCATCCAGCCCAGGGGGACGGATCCACGTCGCAGGATCTGGCTTTACGAGCAGttcagggtggggtggggtgaggagaaGGATGCGAATGGGGAGAGATGGTGGGATTTTGCAGTCGGCCGAAGAGGCAGCGAGGTTGAATCCCCAGTCCTGAGAAATGAGTCCCTTAACCTGATTTGGAAATCCAAGCCCCAGGGGTGGAAAAGGAAGTGGTGGAGGCGGCtggggcaccccccagcccccgccggggTGGAGAGGCCGGTGGACTCCGGCTGTCGCCGTCCGCAGGTGCAGGCACATCCCAAGAGAGGGGCTCCGGGATCCTGAACCAAAACGGCAGGGCAAAGCCCGGCCGGCCGGGGAGGTGGCTCCTAGTTCCATAGGTGACGCCGGCAGTGCTCGACAGCCtgtgggagaggcagggagggatgggaggggGGAAGCAGGGACCCCCGTCACCCTGCAGACCCAGGGCAGGGGATGCAGCTGACACTTACGTGGCACTCGACGGCCGTGGCCATGTTCTTGCACCAGTAGTGCGGGCCCCAGGCACAGGGGTCCGAGCCCAGGAGATCCTCCTCGGGTGATTCACAGGCTCTTATTTTCTGCATTGCAAAGGAAAAgggtgggagaaggaagaaaaaaacccccatgagcACCCTTTGACCCCACTTCCACGCTCCCAACCCCACCAGGCTTGGATAAAAGATGCCCATCTTGGTCCGGGCTGCCCTGCCCGGGGGCGGGAGCGGGTGCAGCGCCCATGGCACGGCGACACTTACGGTGCAGACAAAGGTGGGGTCCATCATCTGCACCAGGAGCCGCACGGCCGCCGGCTCGTACTGCACCACGAGCGCCTCgcactgggaaggagagagggggtGAGCCCGATGGGGAGGGTCGGGGGGGTCCCCACCGGCCTGGGTGCTCCCCCACCCTGGCTGACCTTGCCGGTGAGCGGTGGGGGCAGCAGCTCGCAGCCCTTCTCCAGCATGTCACCCAGCTCCGACAGCGTCTCGTTCTTCAGCAGCTCGTTATCAAAGTAGGTGATGACGATCTGGCAGACATTGCAGAAGGCGCCCGCACCCACCGCCAGCTGCTCCAGCGCCGCAGCCCCTGGGGGACATGAGGGGGGCCGTTAGCACCCCCCCACCCAGCACCCGGTATCTGGGTGCCCACCCGGGTCCCCCCAGCTGACCTCGGGCGGTGTCCCCTCTCCGGGGGCAGCAGTGCAGCATGGTGCAGATGGCCGCCGGGTCGGTGGCCTCCAGCAGCATGATGACCACGGCTTTGCCGTAGGAGTCGACGAAGTCCTTGCACTGCCCGATGACTCCGTGGGGCAGCATGTAGCACACCTTCTCAATGTCGTTCACCAGTTGCTCCTGCCGGGAGAAAGCAGGTAAACTGAAACACCCCAGCTCCTTGCTGCCCATTTTGAGCCCCTTTCCCAGTCCCTCCCATCCCTGTAACGCAGCCACGGGACTCACCTCCGTCACATTGTTCTCCAGGAGGCTCTCAGCCGTCTTCACAGCGAACTGGCACATCTCACACAGCGGCGTGGTGCCCTCCCCATCCTGTTGGGACAAGGCAGTGGGACACAGGCCAAGCCCCCTCAGAGCTGCCCGCATCCCACCCACCCAGCCATCAACCCCCACAAAAGGCATTCCCCACCTTGGAAAAATGGAGAcgcttgaggaaaaaaaaaaaaaagcaaaataaggctCCTCGTTCCCAGTGTTTGGATTTTAAGGAGCACAGCGGAGTTGGGGGGGCTGCTCCCACTTACCCCCAGCACGCTCAGGACCTGTGTCACCTTCTTTGTGAGCAGCATGTGGAGGGGCAGTGCTGAGGTGGAGGAGCAGAGTCCCAGATGGCCACACAGCtcctgggggtcctggggagagAGACAACCTGAATCGGGTGGGCATCCCCCCCGGGAGGGTGAGCCTGTGCCCCCCCACTTCCCATGGAGGGGGATTTCAGCCCATCAGGGCATGGGTCTCACTTACCTCAGCCTGCTACCGGTGGAGGGGCCAGAAAACagcaagacaaaatgaaaataaaaaagaattacagcAGTTGCAAGCCAGAGAGAgtgggagaaaatatttaaaagcttgTGGGAACATAATGCAGtgggtttaattaaaaaaaaaaaaaaaaaaagagagcagggCCCCACATTTACTGATGATGTCCCTTCGCCACTCggcccccccgccagcacccccccTCCCTCAGCAGCCCAGGACCCACTTACCATGTACTGGAGCAGCTGGGTGGCCACGTCCACGTACTTGGCCAGGTAGTGCTTGCACTGTGTGTGGGGAAACACGGTGTCAGCACCCGAGGACACCCCACCGCCCTGTCTGCGGCCGGTCAGCCTGCCCTGGGCGCTGCTtgaaagcaggcagctgccaaAGATGCTCCGGTGCCAcctcgaggaggaggagggagcccaAGAGTGATGTGGGAGCCCTTACCCAGCGTGCCAGGTCGGGTGCCAGGCCTTCGCACGCCCGCTCGCCGTGGGCCACCAACGCCTGGGCAAAGGCAGCGTTGGTCCCCAGCTCCAGCTGCACGGCCGCCACCAGCTGCAGGCAGTCCCCGCAcacctcttccttctcctgcaggACAACACGGGCAGGCACACATCAGtatccccctccccaaaataaaactgaactcCCCTGGCGTTTGCATTAAGTTGCAGGGCTGGGATTTAAATTCTGGTTGTAATTTGGGGCAGCTTTTTGGTTGGCATGTCTCTGGTCCCCCCCCTGCATCCTGCAATATCCCAGCCCCAAATT
The nucleotide sequence above comes from Athene noctua chromosome 21, bAthNoc1.hap1.1, whole genome shotgun sequence. Encoded proteins:
- the LOC141969019 gene encoding prosaposin-like, with protein sequence MESKWRGWVLILAVCLGSYQAGASPLHECGERPEDWCRDVATAAKCGALELCQITVWDQALGQKGIPCHLCQVVVSVVGKILQDNRTEEKLRLFLDKKCQYLPFQDWSVKCKRMVDTGILILVQLGKQVLSDPKVVCGTIRLCQPRESPTGALKFQKPSPAPAGPAQDFADLVAPFIANVPLLLNPQDLPRGEAQEKEEVCGDCLQLVAAVQLELGTNAAFAQALVAHGERACEGLAPDLARWCKHYLAKYVDVATQLLQYMQAEDPQELCGHLGLCSSTSALPLHMLLTKKVTQVLSVLGDGEGTTPLCEMCQFAVKTAESLLENNVTEEQLVNDIEKVCYMLPHGVIGQCKDFVDSYGKAVVIMLLEATDPAAICTMLHCCPRRGDTARGAAALEQLAVGAGAFCNVCQIVITYFDNELLKNETLSELGDMLEKGCELLPPPLTGKCEALVVQYEPAAVRLLVQMMDPTFVCTKIRACESPEEDLLGSDPCAWGPHYWCKNMATAVECHAVEHCRRHLWN